A segment of the Hippopotamus amphibius kiboko isolate mHipAmp2 chromosome 8, mHipAmp2.hap2, whole genome shotgun sequence genome:
TCCCATTGTGGCTTACCTCTACATATTCTTTAGAGTAAATAACAGTGGTAAACATTTTGAACCTGTTATTAGtcttactgtaatttttttttttttgcaatattttcaaCTTGGGTTTGGAAATGCTAGCTCTTGAAGATATGGCTTTAATAACTGAACATCGACTTGGAAAATTCAGCATAAACAGATACGTTCTGAGGaactatttttattcctattttctaaACTGAGTTTCCCTGAAACTTGTTTgcttttattgtgatatttttgGAAGCTCCTTCACAGACTGGTTTATCATTCTCTCCAGGGATAGGCAGAGACAAGTTACTTCCCCACTGAGCAGCTTTCCCAATCTTAAGAGTCTCATTTACTGGACTGatctgattcttctaatccatgcaGTTAGATATCGTTTCATATTAGATCTATAAGAGACATATATTAACCAAAGTATCATTTATATTGAAGTGAATTAGCTTAAAAAGAGAATTTCTACATGTAGTTGTAAATGCTCTGGTTGCTTCCAATATGAAATTCTGGGCCTTTCAGTTAAATTATCACAAATGTTCACTGTGGAAAAATCTAGTAGCTATAAACAGTATTTGAGTGATACTTACATCTCGTGAATCAACAGCTGCATACATAATATCCATCCAGCCTTTAAATGTGGCCTGTAAGCAACATATATTTGAATTCTGCATAAAAACTTAATCCAAGAATATGCATTTTACCATAAAAACCTAACCCAAGAATATGCATTTTATCAATAACATTTagtgttattaaaaataactttttgtacaatattatgaaatattctaCAAAGAGACTGAAGTGAATTgagtgaagaaatgaaataaaacaagattttatttcaaaactagagctcattttcttttttgtcttggaAGGTATTCTGTTTTTTACTACACTAACATGTAACTAGGTGAAATGTTCAGTCTCAGATCCCTTTCAAAAGGTAAGCTCTATGATTCAAACCTGTGGTGTGTTTAAGCACTCAACTGTTTTCATTAAATTCTTGATTAGTTAATATACTGTCAGTTAAgtcaaaagaattaaatattacACATTTTGAAATCCATGCCATAAGATCTGCATTTCCACACATATAGAACTATTTTCCTTAGATATTATTATCTGGCTAATAATCTATACATTTAATTAATCACtacaatatatacattattattttaatacataaaattgcTTCTTTGGCAATTATtgctatagaaaacaaaaaaatggtaatagcacAATAACACTCAATAACAGAATAAGAAAagacaggaagcagaaacaaaatCACATTAAAACATATGAACAACTGAAGATTggggaaaatacattttaaaatcactgcAAAACATCTTTACAGTCAAGTCAAGCTAATGTTACAGGTGTTATCAACTACTTTTGTGCTGTCAGATATTAATCATTCAAACAAAGAATATCAGAGAAATGATCTTACttgaaacattttgaaaacattttcaaaactcaTAACAGTAGGCACTTACCACTTGAAGCAATGCGAGATAGCCAGCGCCAACATTATCAAAGTTTACTTTCACATTTTTCCACCGAGCTTTCTTGCCAAGAGCCTGACAGTCGCTCAAATTGTTAACTTCACTGACTTCAAACATGTTACCAGTTGTCGTGTTTACACAGTGGTAGAACTTGCCAGCAAACAAATTCACACCCATGATGCTAAAGATCAGCCAGAAGATGAGACAAACCAAGAGCACATTCATGATAGAGGGAATTGCTCCAACAAGAGCATTCACAACCACCTACAAGAGGAGATGAGAAGGCAGCTTACAAATCATTAAAACGGAAACCAtttcttccattatttattttatataaaatgggtgtgaaatgagttaaataaaaatctAGGTGGACAAGTTGTTTCTCCTGATATTTTCTAGGACATATTCGGTGGGGGAAAACAAACAGCGACATAACTAAAGAGCTCAAGGATTTAAGGAAAGCAAAATATGCCAAAGtgtgaaaagaaataaacaaaaacctgaTATAGTAAGATGGAgtcagaaaatgtttgaaaagatgGATTAAATACCAACAAGAAATAATCATCATTCagcaatacattttaattttcaagagtGTTAATGAACGATTGATGATTTGAAAACATGGTTAAACAAACCCATTACAAATAAAGTATTAATAACGCCTTAAATCTGTCTCCCCAGATCAAGTTAACTTTTGATGACAATTGAAGAATGGTATAAGGAATTTACAAGGTCCTTTTCCCCCCATTGAtaattcctaattttaaaaaatgtgtattaaattAGGAAATGAGATGGAATTTATCTCTGGAAATAAAAGTACTGAATGTATTCCCATAATTGTTGTTCCGAATCTCTTAAATGTTCACTTTGGGGCACATGTTACTTTACCAACCCCAGGCCAACCTGTTTCATGAAGGAGAAATTCAGTCACCTTTCCTCTAATTAAATTCAGAAGAGATTAATGTGTATTTTCAAATCTCTAGtgatttgtatgttttcttatcTAATTAATCTGGTTTCTATTGGGACTATTTTGTTAAGCACTTATATTAAATGAaactactgttttattttaaaatactgaaacattactTTAGAAATCAACACCAAAGAACTTTAAATTAATATCACAGCCTGAAAtccaaaattgtaaaaatttcatATGCTACttgaattttattccttttagaaTTTGGCATATAATAttgaaacctgtttttttttttttttttgctctaaaaTTTGTGTAAAATGACCTCCCACAAGTTCTCTTATCATCAAATAAATGCATACCTTTTACCATATTTTTTAACCTAGAATGTTAATTCTGTCAtatgacaaaatttaaaatgccaaACTTAGAATAGTTTTCAGATTAGAGCAAACTTggaagttttttattttgttcaattGCTATCTCCCCTcaaaaatgaattattaatatGAACCCATGCAACCAGATGAAGGCTTAAATAATGTCAGTAATGGTAAAAGATTGGTGTGGAACAAACTTGAAATtacataatcatttttattaattttatcttgtCTTGTGATTTTATCAAGtagcaatgaaataaaattataatgtaaAACCAAGTATTTCTTTGCTTACAGTGCATCTGGAGAGTGGCTTCATTCTTCCTGGTGAGTGAATCTCAAAGTCAAGGCTGAAGTGTTTTTATTGCTTAAACAAACCACCTCCTAACATAAAAGCCTTATGGCCTAGAAGAAATTCAATATCCATGTGCATTTGCAAGCTGGATTAAACAAAGCTGGCCTTTGTGCTAAACATTATTTTGAGGGGCGTGGCAAGCGAATGTGTATATAAGTATGTACTTTATGTTTAGATGCATAAAATATACACTAAGGAAGAGAGCTGGAGAGGAAAATACAAGTGCTAATGGAAAAAGTGAACCTCATTCAGAATGCTCACTTAAAAGGGAGATCTATAAAACAAACCCCAGGGGTTGCCTGCAATGCTTAGTTAATTATCCTAACCCCTACTTTGGTTGCTTAGGATATATAGATTTTGTCAGAGGCTACAATTTAGTGTTGCTTTCTTGTACAACATCTTTTATTACTGATATTAATTGAAGAAGTAGAGTACACAAAAACCATTTTACCTTTCATTCATTACCAGTAATTTTTGAGAAATCAAACTGCCTGTTgagaggaagaaaatctcctcctAGGATGAATGTCAGTAGTAAACAATCATTATAAAATGTATgagcaatgaaaacaaataaatggcaaCACATAGTTTTTAGTTGTTGTGGAAATATCCTTGAACTGTCACCAGAAGACATGAATTCTAGTTCTAGTCCTTCCACAAACAATTTTTGAGGGCCTGTTTTAGTTTCAGGAGGCTAGGCTTAGTGATCTTTAGGatttctgctttgaaattttGTAATTCTATGAAATAAATATCAGAAGAGTATGGCACCCCTCTGTATCTAAATCATTAcctacattaaatttttttaaacgtgttttactgattgattgattgattgattaattggccgcactgtgcagcatgcggggtcttagttccctgagcgggtattgaacctgtgcttccagcattgagagcatggagtcttaaccactggatcgccagggaagtccctacgtTTAATTTTGACATGAATCATCAGAGAGCCTTTATTCTTCTTACCCTCATGCCTTCAAACCGGGATAAAGCTCTCAGTGGTCTCAAAGCTCTTAATGTCCTTAGGGATTTGATGGCACCAAGTTCTGAGTAGCCAAGAGCATTGGCTACCAAGCTAACCAAAGAAacctaaagaagaaacaaatatcaaTCAATCCACTAAGAAATAAACTGTTGACTGAAGGCACAGGATGTAATACCTGTTCTTTAGTGCCAACCAAATATAACTTCAGACATACCTTGGCAGCCTTCATCTTCCACACAGTGCGATCATCTTACATTTCCAGCCTTGTGTCATATTATTGCTTTTCTTACCAGTGAAACTGGAGCCTTCGCCCACTTATATAAACATCTGTAAACCCCTCCAGTTAGATATTTTACCCATGGAGCCCTTTTCAACCTATGCATACATCATTGGTGATTTGGGTTATGATTTAAAAGCTATATCCTCCATGGAGCTGTGCTTAATATCATTGATTAGAAATCATGCTTTGCTTACAAATTTATGTAGTATCTTGGTTATGTGTATTGGAGCCATTGACCGTGTAATAGAGTCAATACGTTAGATatcttctctccccttccaggCCACGTTAACTTTTTATGGGCTGAGGTGAAACAGTCTTCTTTTAACGTTCCTAATAACATCTGGTTGAATATGCTTTAGTCAATATATGTtggataaataaaaaaagaagaaaatattacctGGAAAAACGTTTTATCAGACCACATAGTTTCAtaataatgaaatttttttttacctaaacTACTGGACTTATGATTTAGAATACAGTACTTCTGATTCAGAATGATAATGCATCTTTCTGATAGTTATACAAATGctaaattttacttaaatatatGAAAGGTTAAAGAAGACGTCTTTTTTGGGAGGAAAAACTTTATTTGCTCTGATTTTCTTTCAATATAGTAACATTTACTGAAATTTACTATATGCTAGGTTCTGTTCTGAGTGTCTCACATGTATAAAGCTCAAGAAGTAGGCactattattttgccttttcactGGTGAGGAAGTTGAGTTTCCCCCCTGGTCCCCCCttcaaaagtaagtaaataaagatattaaaagatgTACAGATAGAAAGAGGTGACGTTAGAACCTGAGTGATCTAACTTCAAAACCGTATCTTAACCTTTTTCCTCTAAATCTGAACCACGGAACACAGAAAATGACTGGaatgattattttttcaattcttgCAAGGATTGTATGTAACTAGTCCTTTTCTTGGTTCATAGGAGAGAGGTTAATTTACTACATCCACTGGATGGCTTAAGGGCTATGGTGTAAAGGTGATATCAAAAACAGAACTGAGACTTTAAAAGCAAATTGGAGCCACTGTCCCCTCATTGTTTAACTTAACATAGGTCTTACAGaattgaacagaaaaataaatgacctgAATGTTAAACTTGATTAGTGGCAGTATAATTTATTGAGCTGTTCATTTCTGTCTAGTGTTTGCTGCTCCAGAAGACTGGGAAGATGGGGAAGGTTATTATTAGAGAACACACAGGCTTCTATATTCTGGGCTCATTTGCCTAAGGAAGCATTCACAGCTTCTTTAAGTTTCTGGAGCTGCTTTCTGAAGACTTTCCTTATTCTCCCAACCAAGTCCTGAGACCTGGGCATTTAAAGGGAAGTGGCTGCAAATTTCTCAAGACCCTGAAGTAAGGAAGCTCATgctttgaaaggaaaaggaaggtaaTGGCAAAACCCAGGAGGTTCTGGAAGGACAGCAAGTTGTGGGTTCAGAGCGGAGAGGCACCACTTGCATATAACCACCCAGTCCCACTGGGGTGGCTCTGTGTGTTGCTAGAGAAGCTGGGCATTATAGTGAACTATCCTCTTTTAATGGACCTCATGTCATTTTGTGTAGGACAAAAACTCATTTTATTGAGTTAACTATTGTGAAAAACTTCATATGCTTTAAAGGCAATTTTGAAATAAGTATAAAGATTTGCAACATACTTAAAATTGGAAGATGATGCCTTATGTTGGAAGGATGTTTAAAAACTTACAGTGATCTTTTTCACTCATTATCTGTGTCTCAGAGTAGTCAAATGACTAGTCCAAGAAAAGGTAACAAGGGGCAAGCACATAACTGGAGTTTCTGTTTTCAAGTCCAGTGTGTTTCCCACCTCAGCAGCTTTGTCCTTCCAATACACAGTGTTTTAATCTTTATCTCTTATGCTAAATATGAAAGGCATTCTTGCTAATGTATGCAAAGTGTAACAGAAACTCTTTGccaaaaactgaatttttagtACAAATTTACATGATTCTAGGTACCTTACTACCCAGAAAATATATGAAGCTGTCTGTGCTAGAGGCTTCAAGGGGTGGTTTAATTGTCATCCGCATCCTTCCACAGTCCTGTGGCAGTTGAGACTGAGAAGGAAAGGAACAATGCAGGAGGGAGTTGATGGTTTTGAAGAAGACCCTGGAAGTCCTGTGATTGTGTAATGAGCCAAGTgatatgaatttattttccttaaaaatgactaaagataattttttaagttcAGTATAAGTGGTTAAAAGATTAAACTATATGATTACTTCCATACATTGAGATGATACATCTCAATGCAAAAACTTGCTTAATTTTTGATGGAGAAATTTAGAAGCATTcccattaaaaacagaaataaaaaaatatgcccACTACTGGCATTATTAACactttctggaaaaagaaataagagctaTAACAATTAGAAAAGCAGAAGAAGTCATCGTTTACATATATGTTATTGACCTCAAAAAATCAGGAGAATAAAGTgaaaaactattataaataataatataattattttaggtTCTGACTAataaattttttcatattatttttttaaagtttatatatgtGTCTTTGGAAACTacacaaactttaaaatattaaggaaaaagtaaaagtataggaataatctaaaatattattgttttaaaaagagcaaTCAGAAAGAACAAATTCCACCTGATATTAAAGCTAATTATAGATCTGCAATAATTAAAGCTGTCATATTAGTAGACAAAGAAGTGAATGAAACAAACCCAGATCAGACCCAAGGCATACCAGCATACCAAGATTTAGCATAGAGAAAAGGGTAACATTTTAAATGAGaggtgaaagaaatgagaaaccaTTTTGAGGAAGATAGAACTGGAGTCTCACCTCACACCTTACACCAAAATAAGTTCCAGATtgatcaaaaattaaaacaaaaatggatgAAGAAACAAATAGAACTCAAACAGTAAAACTGAGGGAAAAAGCATGAGAAAATGTTTCAATAAATCTTTAAAGCAAATGGTCTTCATAAGCATGAGAAAaaccaaaaagggaaaaaaaggctgaTACATTTGACTAAATcagtatgaaaacatttttacatgACAAAAAAAAGTTCAAGACAAAAGcccaaaaatacaaaatagtcaTACCATATGTGACAAAATAGTAAATTTCCTTAATATAAAAGATGTCCTGcaaatcagtaacaaaaaggtCATTAACCATATagtataacatatataacatataacagATTCGCTCTCAAGtttcattttaatatgtttgaaCAACATATTTATTTACACTCCTTATTGAAATTAAAGTTGAAGGAAATCAAAAGAGTACAAAGAATGcaagaagagacaggaaggaagagagttttttaaaaattctggagtTTTAAAATAGTGCACTGAAATGACTGCTTTCTCAGCAGAGCAAAAGCAGCAGCAGAATCCCAAGTGCCTGCAGAAGTAAGTCAGATTGTTCCAGTGGACTCTGAAAAGGCTCTGGACCTGGAGGCACCATGTTCTTCTAAAATAGGGGGTAACAGATGGCACAGAAAACAGAATCGATTGCAAGTCTCTATGTAGGGAAGTGGGACATTCATGAGTCCCTTCACCTACCCCTCACCAGCCCTGCCAGAGAGCAGAATGGAGTAATACTCGTTCATGGCTTACAAAGTAAAATCTGTATTTGTTACCGAGGTCAGACCATAGCAACAATAATCCACATTGTGGTTGGGTTTCCCTGAGAGACCACAAAAGTTTCTTTAATACATCATGCATTGGAAGCTTTTCCATTAATAGTACCATAGAGCTTAAATAGCATGTGGACTAACTCAGTATTTCCTAGAGCAGGGCACCTAGAGTTTCAGAATGCTAAGTGCAAACCTCCTTCCTTTCACTCCAGAACAGTCCTGTTTCCTGTTGGCTAAGCACTTCTAAAACAGAGCTCAGTGGTGGTGAGGGAACAGGTAAAAAGCTTCCATGGAAGTGGTGACAGAGGGCTCTTAGTGAAGATGGGAGCTTGGGGATACTGGAGATGGCAGGATTTGATCAGCTGGGATGGGTAAGGTTTATGGTAGAAATGGAGTGAAGACCAGTGTCTGAGACGTGAACAGTAGTTTGTATGCAACATCAGTCAGGGGATCCTTACACCTTTATGTAAGGGGAGTCTGAAACTCGGGGCTGCCTCTTTGCTTTTGGCATTCTTCTGCTTTTATCTTAGGCAtctacagtttatttttctctaactttTTACATGATTAGAAAATTCACAATGCTCACCAGGCATGTAAAAGTGAGTATCTGGGTAATTATGGTATTATTTGTGGCAGAGGGAAACGAGATAATGTAAGTGCTTATTCCTGTGGAACAGATGAGTAAATGCTGGTGATACACCACTGTGGACTGCACTGTGGCGTGTAGACGCCATGGGTTccataaaaatttcatttaaatattccaaacaccatttttttttaaaatgagggctTTGAATCAGGTGATTCGTAAGTTTACTTCCTTGCCTGGAATTCCATAATTCAGTGATTTCAAGATGATTAAAGCAATATAACACTATATGTTATTCATGTTGAAAAAGATAAATCACAGTATCTTTACTAATGGAGGCATCATCTTTAATCAGGTACTCTACTGGTAAAATACTTGAAGTACTGGTCTGATTGACAGTGAGCATGATTATTTATGGGGCATGTAATTGTGAATCTATCTTTAggtttaattattgtttttttccagGAAAGTAGGAATTGTTTTTGACATTTTACATAATGGACATATGTTATATAGTCACTTAATAGCTAGGTAATTACtccatgtctcagtttcctcatctacaaaattgGGATCATAACAGTGGATGCCTCAGTGGTggctgtgatgattaaatgaattaaggCCAAGGTTAgttgttattaatattatacaTGAGAACCCTTATCTACCTTCACTGTCACTACTTGGAATCTTAGCAGTGATGAGCAGGTACAATATCCCATGGGAAggcttttagaaaaagaaagtccTGTGGATCTTCCTAAGGGAGGTATTTAATGAGGTCATGACTAGAGGCAGGGAGAACATTTAGAAAGCCATTGCTTGGTCCAGTTAGTCATTGTGGTGTTGGTGTGGTGTTGAAGAGGAGGGTCCAGACCTCCAGTTCATTTCTTAGTTGGTAATTCGGATTAGAATTTGCTGATTGATTGTGAGGGGtgaaagagagggaaaggctgAAGATGACATTTAGCTTAGCTTCATAAATACACCACTATCAGACTAAACAGGACATTCAGGAAGAAATGCatgatcagagggaaaaaataatgaatgtacTCAGTCAGGAGGTGTATCAGTAGGTAGTATCTAGGAAACAATTAGAAATATGAATTTGGGTTTAAGGAAACACCAGTAGTGTGCTAAAAgtcataatcttttaaaaaatggaatgtagCCTCCcatccgccgccgccgcctgtgCGCCTCTCCCCGCGGAGCAGAGCGAGTGTGGGTCACCGGGTCACTGGGTCACTGGATCATTGTCTCCGCGCCCAAACCCCGAGCACCCCGTGGAATCCCTCACGTCATCATCAGAACCATCAATGAGATGCAAACATgaaagacaagaggaagaagaaggaccGCACCTGGGCCGAGGCTGCCCACCTGGCACTAGAAAAACACCCCAACTCACCAATGACAGCAAAGCAGATATTGGAAGTCATTCAGAAAGAAGGgttaaaagaaacaagaagtGGAACTTCTCCTTTAGTCTGTCTGAATGCAATGCTTCACACTAACAGTCGAATAGGGGATGGAACGTTCTTCAAAATCCCTGGAAAGTCAGGCCTCTATGCTCTCAAAAAAGAGGAGTCGCCATGCTCCGCTGATGGAACACTGGATTTAGGCTGTGAGTCTGAACTGGATGGCCCAGAGATGGCGGAGGCCGCTGCCAGTGGGGAAGGAAGTGGAGGTGGGTTGCTGTATTTCTGTGTCGATGTTTCAGGAACTTGCTGCAGTGTAGAAGATCGCAGGTGTGGTGTGATATAAGAGAATAACTTCTATGTTTCCCCCCACACAGCAGCTTATTGTGTTATGACTCGCCATAATTCTGAGAGAAATCTGTATTGTTTCTGTGGTAGGAGGGATTAGGTGGTTAAAGCTGGTACCTGTAGAATATGCTTTCCTTATTAAATACTCTTATTTCTGGTTTGAGTTTGTCTTTTCCTATCTGAGTTTAAAGGGATATTTTTATGGATATCCAGAGTTACTCGTATAACTAAATGGCCCTGGTAATAAATTGCATGCTTGTTAAGAGGGATTCCTATACCTTCAGTTCCTCCTAGTTACCTATGGAACTTCAGTGTCCGGTCTGGTGCAAACCAGAGTGTTTGTGAACCATTTGTGGACGTTGCAATGAAATTGCAATACATCCAGTTCAGGGGTATCAGGTAAGCATCATTGGTAGCATGTGAGATCAACCACCCAAATCATTAAGGCATCTGGCATGACTGCACCTCGTGGAGCATGTTCTTACTCTTACACATGGCTGATATACGTATCACCTGATTCTCTATTCCTCCTGGTTTATTTTGCTCTCTTTTCTGCAGACCTCTTCTGAGTAAGAAGAAGACTTCATTGGCCTAGTGAAGCACGCTATAAAGTTTAGTAAATGTTTAGTTATATTAGGTATATTTTATTCATAGAGAATGTTCAAACGTCAGTACTTAAAGTGTTTAGACACTGTCTCCCTTGAAAGTGTTAGGGGAAAATTGCTGCTTCCattattttattgctgttatttCTCTGTTTAATTGCTTGCCTCTCATAtcctttaaatgttttcttttaattcagtaaggaaaattatttaaatctagACACCTAAACCTATCTTGGAATAAGGACTGCTTTGAGAGGAGTGGTTCTCCTTAGTCTGGATCCAAAAAGGATTAAGGAGTTGTCTTTTCTCTGAAAGAAATTGAGTCctggaaatatttatttggagTCACATGGGTTTCTCTGGTTGTCATTAAGTCACCTTGAACAGTTTTTGGCATGTCTTTTGTTGTATATATCTGGAATATCTTTTGCTGTATAAATCTGGAATATCTGATATGCACAATTTCAAATGCAAGTATGGTACATAAAACATATtacaatccaaaaaaaaatggaatgtagaATTTATGCTGTTAAATTAATAGGATTATCTCTTAAATGTAGccagtggaaaaaaaatttttttaaaactctttattggaatatatttgctttacactcttgtaccagtctttggggtacaccaaagtgaatcagctgcatctacacatgaaaaaaattttttaattaataaattgatAATGCTAAAAGAATTAAATCCTTCCCAAAAAGGAACAAAGTGAGTCATTCCTATTAGGAGACATTTGCAGAAAAAGCCAAAACACATAACTAGACTGTTTACATGGAAGTATGTCTGGAGAGAAATCAGAATTTGATATGAAATGCAATAATTTATAGCTACTTAGTTCCTTTATCTCAGAGttcttttaatttaatcaaatatttccACAAGAGCTCCAGGTGAAATTCAAGGCAGAGTGTGTCCATATTAGCAAAGCATCTCATTGTTTTTGTTCACCACCACCAAAGGCAGCCACCTTCAGAGTGTAATGTGTGAACTCTTTGACTAGTgcaacataacattttaaatatatctgtgCTCTGTTGCAAAATATGGGGCAAAGAAAGAGCACAGTGCTAAATAGAGGTAGCTCTGTTACCTAGTAGCTGTGTGACATCTCTAAACCTCATCAGTAGCAAAATAGAGACAATGAGTTATATCACAGGATTATTAAGAGGATTAATaagtaatatataatttaaaagatattgATAACGAGGTTTGTAATGTAGGGGTTAGGAAGTACGGTTATTAGAGCCAGACTCCTTGGTTACAAAATCCAGCCTAGCCTCTAATTTACTTTGTTTACAAGTAACAACGTTTCTTtgtcttagtttccccatctgcaaaatgagaataattacGGTTCCTAACTCATAGAGTTTTGAAGATTAGATGAATTAACATATATAAAGTGATTTTTAGCAGCAATTGTACACAGTAAGCATTAAATCAGGGttactaattttctttattattagaTAAGGCTCTTAATTAGTGCTATTcccacagtaagtgctcaagaaGTGCTAGGCATCTTATTGTGGCTACTAATATTCATAACAATTCTGGCCTCATTATTGAGGATGCTGATATGTCAAGAATAAATGTCAGAAACTGCGGCAGGGATCATCAGATTCTAGAGGTTGATAGCAATTGGAAATACATATTAGAATCAGAAAATTGTCCCTATTCTGCTTTTGTTCACTTCAGCAGAGCAGCTGATGAGGATTCTAAGGAGCCCTTGAGCAAGCAGGATGCCTGAGTAGCAGATATCAAGCATCTCATTTCACCACATCAGCAACCTGTGCTGTCTGTGAAGTAGAAATCACTTGTGgacaataaatatttcatgatggTTGAATC
Coding sequences within it:
- the LOC130858371 gene encoding putative Polycomb group protein ASXL3; this translates as MKDKRKKKDRTWAEAAHLALEKHPNSPMTAKQILEVIQKEGLKETRSGTSPLVCLNAMLHTNSRIGDGTFFKIPGKSGLYALKKEESPCSADGTLDLGCESELDGPEMAEAAASGEGSGGGLLYFCVDVSGTCCSVEDRRCGVI